The following is a genomic window from Deinococcus sp. Leaf326.
TGCGGGCATCATGCAGACCGAGAGCGTGCGGGCCCTGCCCGACATGCTGAACGTGGCCGAAGCGACCATCGCTACCAACCTCCTGGGGCCCATCCGCCTGATCAACGTCGTCCTGCCTCATTTTCACGAGCAGGCGCAGGGGAATCCGCAGGCGCGCGCCACTGTGATCAACGTGACTTCCGGTCTGGCCTACGTGCCCCGTGTAGATACGCCGACATATAGCGCCACCAAAGCTGCCCTGCACTCCTATTCGCAGTCGCTCGCGGCTCAGCTTAGAGGCACCAGTACCCAGGTCATCGAACTTATTCCGCCACTGGTGGCCACCGAACTTACGCCTGGTCAGTCGGCCAATCCACGCGCATTGCCGCTGAGTGAGTACGTCGAGGAAACGATGCGCCTGCTGGCCGAGCAGCCGGAAGCGAGCGAGATCGTCGTCGAGCGCGTCAAGTTCCAGCGCCATGCCGAACGTGAGCACCGCTACGAGGCGGCTTTCGACCTGATCAACCAACGAGACTGATCGCGGCTAAAGACTGCCAAAAATCCTATGCAAAAGAGGCTTGAGGTGGTGACCGAGCAGAAGATGGGCGGCCAAAAACTGGAAGCCGACCAGCGTTGACAGCAGCCGTTCGAGGTCCCGTCCAAGACGTCTGAAACCTGAGAGCCATGCGAATGAGCGCTTGACGACCCAAAGGCATGGAAGCAGGATGAAGCTCTTCGACGCCTTTGGACGTTTCACGACTATTAGGGCTACTGGATTGATTCAGAAGAATCTTGGGTAGCGAGGCGTACGATGGACCTGGAGGTGAGGTATGCCCCGCGGTCGCCACTCTCCGGTTCCTCAACCTATGCCTGACGAACGTGCCTTTCTGAATGCACTCGTGCGAAGACGTCAGACCCCAAGGGGTCTGGCTACCCGAGCCAGAGTCATTCTGCTCAGCGCGGACCACCCCGAATGGACGTTAAGCGATATCGGCCAGCATGTTGGGTTATGCGACGACACCGTGAGTGTCTGGCGCCGACGGTTTATTCAGTCTGGCATTGACGGGCTGAGTGACGCGCCGAAGAGCGGAGCACCGCGCTCCATTCAGGATCAGCGGGTCGAACAGGTCGTGCGCCTGACCCTTGACACGCCCCCCGAGAATGCGACGCATTGGTCAACCCGAAGCATGGCAAAGGTCAGTGGGCTCACGCAGAGTGCCGTGCATCGTATCTGGCAGGCGTTCGGGTTACGGCCCCACCTGACATCCAGTTTCCAGTTGTCCAAAGACCCGCTGCTGATCGAAAAGGTCCGCGACATCGTGGGCCTGTACCTGTCGCCCCCGGACCGGGCGCTGGTGCTGTGTGTGGATGAAAAGCCGCAGATTCAGGCCCTGGAACGTGGCTCCACCACGTTCCCCATGCAGTTGGGACAGGAAGAGCGCAACGGGCACACCTACATCCGGCATGGCACCACCACCTTGATTGCTGCACTGGATGCGAGGGTTGGAACAGTGATTGGCCGCTGTTACCCCAGGCACCGGACCGTGGAATTTCTGGACTTCCTGGAGGAGATCGACCGGCGAGTTCCTTCGGAGCTCGCGGTACATGTCATTCTCGACAACTACATCACGCATAAGACGAGAGCGGTCCAGGGCTGGCTGGTCCTGCATCCGCGGTACACGTTCCACTTCACACCGACGAGTGGGTCGTGGCTGAACTTGGTGGAGTCGTGGTTTGCGCTGCTCAGTCGTCGACGGCTGCGTCGCGGTGATTTCCATTCGAAGGACGATCTTGAACAGGCCATTGAGGCGTTCATCGCTCAGAACAATGAACATCCGCAACCATTCGTGTGGAAACGGTCGGCGGACGACATTCTGGACAGCATCCGACGGTTCTGTCTCCCATACCTCGGTACATCAATTTCCTAGGATTCTTCTGCATCAGACCACTAGGCCATAGAGGGTAGCCGTAGGTGTAGGCCTGGTAGGGGCCGGCGGCCAGGGCTGGTGCCAGAGCGGCCGGCGGGGTCACGCCGCCCCCCGCAGCAGGACTTCGGCGTAGGGCACGGTCCAGACGAGCGGATGCGCCAGCCGGTGGCCCCAGTACCCGTCCTCGCCGAAACAGGTGCCGTGGTCGCCGTACAAGATGAGCAGGGTGTCGCCCCGGCGCCGCAGGGCGCCGAGCAGCGGGGGCAGGGCCGCGTCCACACTGCGCAGGGCAGCGCGCTGCGTGTTGGGCGAGTCGCGGCGGGCGCCCGGCACATGGGGGCGGGTCGGGGCGTGCGTCGCGGCGAAGTTCACCAGCAGGAAGACCCGCCCGGGTACGGCCTCCAGCCGCCGGGCGGCCACCTCGACCTGCCGGGCTGCCGAGTCGCGGTGCCCGGTGCCCGTGGCCGGCGACCAGTGCGCCTCATGGAACAGGGCAGGGAGGGTCTGCCCCAGGACGCTGCGGCCACTGAAAAACCCGACCCCGCCCACGCACACCGTCCAGTAGCCGCGCGCGGCGAGGGCCGCCGGCAGGGTAGCCTCCGCGAAGGTGAAGGTCCGGCGGCCCGTGCTGACGCTGCCTGCGAACTCGGCCGCGAACAGCCGGGGGTGGCGGCCGGGCCGCGCCGGGGTGGGCAGGAATCCTGCCAGGAAGGCCTAGTGCGCCGCGTAGGTGGAGCTGCCCGGCGTATGCCGCGCTTCCCACCCGCCACATGGTCAGGAGGTGGTCGGTGCGCTGCATCCGCACATGCGGCGCGCACCCGACCAGCTGCGCGTCGAGGTCCAGCAGCGTCTCCCGGAATCCGGCGTACCACGCCCGCAGGGGGGCCAGTTCGCCGGCCGCGAGGTCGCCAGCCCGCCCGCCATCCCGCGCGATGAGCGCCCGCTCGGTATCGAGGTCCTCGCCCGGCGAGTCGAAGCGCACCCAGGTGCCAGGCCGGACGTGCTCGCTCAGCACCGTGCGCCCGTGCAGAAGGTCGAGGTAGGACACGACCCGCGCGGGCGGCCGGCGGCGGCCGGCGAGGCCTGGAAGGCGCGGGTCCGGCGCCCCTGCGGCGGCGCGACGAGCAGCAGGTTGGTGCCCGGTGCGGCCCCCCTCATTCGCCCAGGGCGACGTAGCGCCAGTCGTCCTCGTCGTCCTGGCGGTCCGAGACGTCCAGCTCGATGCCGTGCGCGTCCGCCCAGGCCTGGAGGCGGCCGGCCATCTCCTCGGAGAGCCAGTTGAACTGGAGGTCGAGCTTCTTCAGGTGGCCCAGGCTGGGGTTATCCACCAGGGCCTGGGCGCCCTCGTCAGTCAGCACGCCCATCAAGAGGTCCAGCACCTCCAGCGACCCCACCACCGGCGCCGAAGAGAAGACCTGCGCCACCTGATCCTGATGATCGCTGTTCTTCAGGCCCAGGTAGCGCAGCGCGGGAAAGCGCAGGCCCTCCAGCAGGGGGCTCAGGTCCTCGACGCTATTCATCGCGCCGTAGTCCTCCGTGCCCAGCCACAGTTCCGGGTGGGTCAGGGCGGGCAGGTCGGCCTGCACCACCTGCCGGACGAGGGCGCTGGAGAGCCCGCCCGCCTCGATGACCAGGGTCCGCAGGTGCGGCAGCGCGAGGCCGGGGAGTTCGAATTCATTGCCGCCCCGGATGCCCAGGTCGATCAGCCTGGGAAAGGCCTGGACCAGGGCGCTGAGGTCCATGTTGGCAATCCAGGACACCTCGCTCTCTTCCGAGGAGATGTCGTTGATGTACAGCACCCGCACCTGCGTGAGCTGCGCGGCGGCCACCCGCAGGGGCTCAGCCATCTCGGCCCGGATGTCGGCGTCCGTCAGGGTGTCGGTGCCCCAGTACCCGATCACCAGCCCCTGCATTCGCTCGGCGCCGGGCGGCCGGAGCTACTCGGCCAGCAGCGCCGGCCAGCTCCGGTCGCTGTCGTAATCGGTGCTCAGGCGGTGGATCTGCGTGTTCGGATCGCCCAGTGGCTGCCCCGGCGCCCACTGCACGATTTCGAATCCCCCGAAGTGTTCCAGATGTCCGTAGGACTGTTCCGCGTGGGCCATGCCTCAGCTTATCCAAGGTCCTGCGCCACGGCTCCTCAATATGAGCCGCCCTGTCGGGTCTCTCGCCCTGGAAAGGCGGGCCGCCACTTCCAGGCGCGCTGAGACAACAGGGCTGAAATTCAGTCAGCGACAGTCGGGAACATTGCAGTCCACATACCGGCGTGATTCGTCGGCGAACTCCAGAAAGACGATTCGCCCTGTAACTCCCTCCTGCAGATTTTAAAGCTGACCAGGGTCAATGAAGGAATTTTAGACTAGGCCTTTGAGACTGTTGACGGTGCTTTTTATCAAGCAGATAAGCCTATGAA
Proteins encoded in this region:
- a CDS encoding SDR family oxidoreductase, encoding MNLRGNTILITGGGSGIGSGLAEAFHKLGNTVIIAGRRQQALDEVTAANPGMKSVRLDVDDADSIRSVMVQVIRDFPALNVLVNNAGIMQTESVRALPDMLNVAEATIATNLLGPIRLINVVLPHFHEQAQGNPQARATVINVTSGLAYVPRVDTPTYSATKAALHSYSQSLAAQLRGTSTQVIELIPPLVATELTPGQSANPRALPLSEYVEETMRLLAEQPEASEIVVERVKFQRHAEREHRYEAAFDLINQRD
- a CDS encoding IS630 family transposase; amino-acid sequence: MPDERAFLNALVRRRQTPRGLATRARVILLSADHPEWTLSDIGQHVGLCDDTVSVWRRRFIQSGIDGLSDAPKSGAPRSIQDQRVEQVVRLTLDTPPENATHWSTRSMAKVSGLTQSAVHRIWQAFGLRPHLTSSFQLSKDPLLIEKVRDIVGLYLSPPDRALVLCVDEKPQIQALERGSTTFPMQLGQEERNGHTYIRHGTTTLIAALDARVGTVIGRCYPRHRTVEFLDFLEEIDRRVPSELAVHVILDNYITHKTRAVQGWLVLHPRYTFHFTPTSGSWLNLVESWFALLSRRRLRRGDFHSKDDLEQAIEAFIAQNNEHPQPFVWKRSADDILDSIRRFCLPYLGTSIS
- a CDS encoding STM4015 family protein, with the translated sequence MQGLVIGYWGTDTLTDADIRAEMAEPLRVAAAQLTQVRVLYINDISSEESEVSWIANMDLSALVQAFPRLIDLGIRGGNEFELPGLALPHLRTLVIEAGGLSSALVRQVVQADLPALTHPELWLGTEDYGAMNSVEDLSPLLEGLRFPALRYLGLKNSDHQDQVAQVFSSAPVVGSLEVLDLLMGVLTDEGAQALVDNPSLGHLKKLDLQFNWLSEEMAGRLQAWADAHGIELDVSDRQDDEDDWRYVALGE